One segment of Coffea arabica cultivar ET-39 chromosome 7c, Coffea Arabica ET-39 HiFi, whole genome shotgun sequence DNA contains the following:
- the LOC140010410 gene encoding protein DETOXIFICATION 14-like, which translates to MEEALLPYENVEDTRSRKAETCKPYVEELKRVNSIALPMIVATVAQYLLRVSPIFMLGHLGELQLSGVSIATSFSNVTGFSVLFGMSSALETLCGQAFGAEQYQRLGAYTYGAIMGLFMVCIPISLLWIFTDKLLILTGQDPAIATEAGLYLIWLIPTLFPYVILQSLVRFLQTQSLIFPMLYSTVASLCLQVPLCWALVFKFNLGNTGAALSIGISYWLNVILLGLYVKYSPSCKDSRLPFSMDALQTMGEFLRFAIPSAVMVCLEWWAFELIILLSGLSPNPQLETSVLSICFTIASLHYHIPYSFGTAASTRVSNELGAGNPQAARVALCMVLLVSVSEFLVASTTLFLCRTILGYAFSDEKEVISYVKDMTPLLCISIMMDSTQGVLSGVARGSGWQHLGAYVNLGAYYLVGVPTALILGFALHLRGMGLWGGLLSGATVQTLSLSAITSLTNWEKQSMEARRRIFEAQKEEPASV; encoded by the exons ATGGAAGAGGCACTGCTGCCATATGAAAATGTTGAGGACACGAGATCAAGAAAGGCGGAAACGTGCAAGCCTTATGTGGAAGAACTGAAGAGGGTCAACAGCATAGCACTTCCGATGATAGTAGCAACAGTCGCACAATATCTCTTGCGAGTTTCACCGATCTTTATGTTGGGCCATCTTGGGGAACTCCAACTCTCTGGTGTCTCCATTGCCACATCCTTTTCCAATGTTACTGGCTTCAGTGTTCTT TTTGGGATGTCAAGTGCACTGGAGACCTTGTGCGGGCAGGCTTTTGGAGCAGAACAATATCAAAGACTAGGAGCTTATACATATGGGGCCATCATGGGTCTCTTTATGGTTTGTATACCAATATCCTTGTTGTGGATCTTCACAGACAAGCTATTAATACTCACTGGCCAAGATCCTGCAATTGCAACCGAGGCTGGCCTATACTTGATTTGGCTCATTCCTACACTATTCCCTTATGTTATTCTCCAGTCACTTGTTCGCTTCCTTCAGACTCAGAGTTTAATCTTTCCAATGCTGTATAGTACAGTTGCATCTCTATGCTTACAGGTGCCCCTTTGTTGGGCTTTAGTATTCAAGTTCAATCTGGGGAATACTGGAGCAGCTTTGTCCATTGGTATATCATATTGGTTGAATGTGATCTTGCTTGGGCTGTATGTGAAGTATTCTCCTTCCTGTAAAGACTCCCGTCTTCCTTTCTCTATGGATGCTCTTCAAACAATGGGGGAATTCCTCCGTTTTGCCATCCCTTCTGCTGTAATGGTTTG TCTGGAATGGTGGGCATTTGAGTTAATCATATTGCTGTCTGGCCTGTCACCAAATCCTCAGCTGGAGACCTCTGTGCTATCTATCTg CTTTACTATTGCTTCATTGCACTACCACATACCCTACTCTTTTGGAACTGCTGCAAG TACTCGGGTATCAAATGAACTTGGAGCAGGGAATCCACAGGCAGCACGAGTAGCTCTTTGCATGGTGCTATTAGTATCTGTATCAGAGTTTCTTGTGGCAAGCACTACTCTCTTCCTCTGCCGTACTATACTTGGATATGCCTTCAGTGACGAGAAAGAAGTTATTAGCTATGTCAAGGACATGACTCCTCTTTTATGCATCTCCATCATGATGGATAGCACACAGGGCGTGTTATCAG GGGTAGCAAGAGGAAGTGGATGGCAGCACTTGGGAGCTTATGTAAATCTAGGGGCATATTATCTGGTTGGAGTACCGACGGCTTTAATACTGGGATTTGCATTGCATTTAAGAGGAATGGGTCTTTGGGGTGGACTGCTCTCTGGAGCTACGGTGCAAACTCTTTCCTTGTCTGCTATAACAAGCCTAACAAACTGGGAAAAGCAG TCAATGGAAGCCAGGCGCAGAATATTTGAAGCGCAAAAAGAAGAACCCGCTTCAGTATGA
- the LOC113699251 gene encoding protein DETOXIFICATION 14-like, with protein sequence MEEALLPSENVEDTRSRKEATCKPYVEELKRVNSIALPMIVATVGQYLLRVSPIFMLGHLGELQLSGVSIATSFSNVTGFSVLFGMSSALETLCEQAFGAEQCQRLGAYTYGAIIYLFMVCIPISLLWIFTDKLLILTGQDPAIATEAGIYLIWFIPTLFPYVILQSLVRFLQAQSLIFPMLYSTVASLCLQVPLCWALVFKFNLGNTGAALSIGISYWLNVILLGLYVKYSSSCKNSRVPFSMDALQTMGEFLRFAIPSAVMVCLEWWAFELIILLSGLSRNPQLETSVLSICFTITALHYQIPASFSAAASARVSNELGAGNPQAARVALCMVLLVSVSEFLVASTTLFLCRTILGYAFSDEKEVISYVKDMTPLFCISIMMDSTQAVLSGVARGSGWQHLGAYVNLGAYYLVGVPTALILGFALHLRGMGLWGGLLCGATVQTLSLSAITSLTNWEKQSMEARRRIFEGQKEEPASV encoded by the exons ATGGAAGAGGCACTGCTGCCATCTGAAAATGTTGAGGACACGAGATCAAGAAAGGAGGCAACGTGCAAGCCTTATGTGGAAGAACTGAAGAGGGTCAACAGCATAGCGCTTCCAATGATAGTAGCGACAGTCGGACAATATCTCTTGCGAGTTTCACCAATCTTTATGTTGGGCCATCTTGGGGAACTCCAGCTCTCTGGTGTCTCCATTGCCACATCTTTTTCCAATGTTACTGGCTTCAGTGTTCTT TTTGGGATGTCAAGTGCACTGGAGACCTTGTGTGAGCAGGCTTTTGGAGCAGAACAATGTCAAAGACTGGGAGCTTATACATATGGGGCCATCATCTATCTCTTTATGGTTTGCATACCAATATCCTTGTTATGGATCTTCACAGACAAGCTATTAATACTCACTGGCCAAGATCCTGCAATTGCAACCGAGGCTGGCATATACTTGATTTGGTTCATTCCTACACTATTCCCTTATGTTATTCTCCAGTCACTTGTCCGCTTCCTTCAGGCTCAGAGTTTAATCTTTCCAATGCTGTATAGTACAGTTGCATCTCTATGCTTACAAGTGCCTCTTTGTTGGGCTTTAGTATTCAAGTTCAATCTAGGGAATACTGGAGCAGCTTTGTCCATTGGTATATCATATTGGTTGAATGTGATCTTGCTTGGGCTGTATGTGAAGTATTCTTCTTCCTGTAAAAACTCCCGTGTTCCTTTCTCTATGGATGCTCTTCAAACAATGGGGGAATTCCTCCGTTTTGCCATCCCTTCTGCCGTAATGGTTTG TCTGGAATGGTGGGCATTTGAGTTAATCATATTGCTGTCTGGCCTGTCACGAAATCCTCAGCTGGAGACCTCTGTGCTATCTATCTG CTTTACTATTACTGCATTGCACTACCAAATACCCGCCTCTTTTAGTGCTGCTGCAAG TGCTCGGGTATCAAATGAACTTGGAGCAGGGAATCCACAGGCAGCACGAGTAGCTCTTTGCATGGTGCTATTAGTATCTGTATCAGAGTTTCTTGTGGCAAGCACTACTCTCTTCCTCTGCCGTACTATACTTGGATATGCCTTCAGTGACGAGAAAGAAGTTATTAGCTATGTCAAGGACATGACTCCTCTTTTCTGCATCTCCATCATGATGGATAGCACACAGGCGGTGTTATCAG GGGTAGCAAGAGGAAGTGGATGGCAGCACTTGGGAGCTTATGTAAATCTAGGGGCATATTATCTGGTTGGAGTTCCGACGGCTTTAATACTGGGCTTTGCGTTGCATTTAAGAGGAATGGGTCTCTGGGGTGGACTGCTCTGTGGAGCTACGGTGCAAACTCTTTCCTTGTCTGCTATAACAAGCCTAACAAACTGGGAAAAGCAG TCAATGGAAGCCAGGCGCAGAATATTTGAAGGGCAAAAAGAAGAACCCGCTTCAGTATGA